A region from the Arachis ipaensis cultivar K30076 chromosome B01, Araip1.1, whole genome shotgun sequence genome encodes:
- the LOC107630675 gene encoding uncharacterized protein LOC107630675, producing the protein MGEFTIQISNDLVNQLVDDVEPKKKTRRIRRKVQRETVKPQSNENQKQILDEPGVPDTKAAQGWPVEPPMFLPPTVPVHPSHSELEAIRSVLQESEKVLERLEKQEETMLQEVTQKAKDLRDKEYKLPNPKPEPCMAERSATVACYRENIKDPLKCASFVSNFADCLRRFGRLSEK; encoded by the coding sequence ATGGGTGAGTTTACAATTCAGATTAGCAATGACCTTGTTAATCAGCTCGTTGATGATGTGGAGCCCAAGAAGAAAACTAGAAGAATTAGACGGAAGGTTCAAAGAGAGACTGTTAAGCCCCAATCTAATGAAAATCAAAAGCAAATTTTAGATGAACCTGGAGTGCCCGATACTAAAGCTGCACAAGGGTGGCCAGTGGAGCCCCCTATGTTTCTACCACCAACCGTACCCGTGCATCCGTCTCATTCAGAATTAGAAGCCATTCGGTCTGTGTTGCAGGAAAGCGAGAAGGTTTTGGAAAGATTGGAGAAGCAAGAGGAGACAATGTTGCAGGAAGTAACCCAAAAGGCAAAGGATCTCCGTGACAAGGAGTATAAGCTTCCAAACCCAAAGCCTGAACCTTGCATGGCCGAGAGGTCTGCCACTGTAGCATGTTACAGGGAAAATATCAAGGATCCTTTGAAGTGTGCTAGTTTTGTTTCCAATTTTGCAGATTGCTTACGTAGGTTTGGTCGTTTAAGCGAGAAGTGA
- the LOC107630664 gene encoding flavonoid 3'-monooxygenase produces MLLIIAFFIISIITWVLFFRPSKAQGNLPPGPPGLPIFGNLFSLDPELHTYFAGLARTYGPIFKLQLGGKLGIVITSPTVACQVLKDHDTVFANRDVPAAGRAATYGGSDIVWTPYGPEWRMLRKVCVMKMLSNHTLDSVYELRRNEVRKTVGFLYNRDGSEVNVGEQVFLTVLNVITEMMWGGAVEGKEREGLGAEFREVVAEMTALLGKPNVSDFFPALARFDLQGVEKQMHALVPRFDGIFERMIKKRVKEGNKKSTDFLQFLLNLKDEGDSKTPLTMVQLKSLLMDMVVGGSDTSSNTIEFAMAEMINKPEIMKIVQEELEAVVGRDNIVEESHIHKLPYLRAVMKETLRLHPALPLLVPHCPSETTTVGGYTIPKGSRVFVNVWAIHRDPSIWDKPLEFNPTRFLEDGEAKWDFSGSDFSYFPFGSGRRICAGIAMAERTVLYSLATLLHSFDWRIPEREKFDVSEKFGIVLKKKVPLIAIPIPRLSNPDLYK; encoded by the exons ATGCTCCTCATCATTGCTTTTTTCATCATCTCCATCATCACGTGGGTCCTCTTTTTCAGGCCCAGCAAGGCCCAAGGAAACCTCCCACCAGGCCCGCCGGGTCTCCCAATCTTCGGCAACCTATTCTCCCTCGATCCCGAGCTTCACACCTATTTCGCGGGCCTGGCCCGCACCTATGGCCCGATATTCAAGCTCCAGCTCGGCGGCAAGCTCGGCATCGTCATCACCTCCCCAACCGTGGCCTGCCAAGTCCTCAAGGATCACGACACCGTTTTTGCCAACCGCGACGTCCCCGCCGCCGGAAGAGCCGCCACTTACGGCGGATCCGACATCGTCTGGACGCCATACGGACCCGAGTGGCGGATGCTGAGGAAAGTATGCGTCATGAAGATGCTGAGCAACCACACGCTGGACTCCGTCTATGAGCTCCGCCGCAACGAGGTGCGAAAAACGGTCGGGTTCTTGTATAATCGGGACGGGTCAGAGGTGAACGTTGGCGAGCAGGTGTTCTTGACGGTGCTGAACGTGATAACGGAGATGATGTGGGGAGGGGCGGTGGAGGGGAAGGAGAGGGAGGGATTGGGAGCGGAATTCAGGGAA GTGGTGGCGGAGATGACGGCGCTGCTTGGGAAGCCGAACGTGTCGGATTTTTTTCCCGCGTTGGCACGGTTTGACTTGCAGGGTGTGGAGAAGCAGATGCACGCACTGGTGCCGCGGTTCGATGGGATCTTCGAGAGGATGATTAAGAAGAGGGTGAAAGAAGGAAACAAGAAGAGCACTGATTTCTTACAATTTTTGTTGAATTTGAAGGACGAAGGTGACTCCAAGACCCCACTTACCATGGTTCAACTCAAGTCACTGCTCATG GACATGGTAGTGGGTGGATCCGACACATCCTCCAACACAATCGAATTTGCCATGGCTGAAATGATAAACAAGCCAGAGATAATGAAGATAGTCCAAGAAGAACTGGAAGCAGTAGTTGGCAGAGACAACATAGTAGAAGAGTCACACATTCACAAGCTACCTTACTTGCGCGCAGTAATGAAAGAAACCCTTCGGTTGCACCCAGCACTTCCACTCTTAGTCCCTCACTGCCCCAGTGAAACCACCACTGTGGGTGGGTACACAATTCCAAAGGGTTCGCGAGTGTTTGTGAACGTGTGGGCAATACACAGAGACCCTTCTATTTGGGACAAACCCCTTGAGTTCAATCCTACTAGGTTCTTGGAGGATGGTGAAGCCAAATGGGATTTCAGTGGGAGTGATTTCAGTTACTTTCCATTTGGTTCTGGAAGAAGAATATGTGCTGGGATTGCAATGGCTGAGAGGACAGTTCTATACTCCCTTGCCACGCTTCTACATTCATTTGATTGGAGGATACCCGAAAGAGAGAAGTTTGATGTATCTGAAAAATTTGGTATTGTTCTTAAGAAGAAAGTACCTCTAATTGCCATTCCCATACCACGATTATCCAATCCAGATCTTTATAAATAG